A window of the Gossypium hirsutum isolate 1008001.06 chromosome A05, Gossypium_hirsutum_v2.1, whole genome shotgun sequence genome harbors these coding sequences:
- the LOC107959849 gene encoding GDSL esterase/lipase At3g27950 yields the protein MMGFSWKLFYLFGILFWGFSQRWRTVESNGGSFSCGYPAIYNFGDSNSDTGGISAVMFEILSPNGETFFEHPAGRACDGRLIIDFIAENLKLPYLSAYLDSVGTNFRHGANFATGGSSIRPPGYSPFNLWVQISQFIQFKARTTSLYNQLTLNRRNPLTISNLPRPAEFSQALYTIDIGQNDLAHGFQYTTVKQVLASIPDIIGQLPQVIHTLYNEGARFFWVHNTGPIGCLPVSVLYEMSKPWNLDKNGCVRLQNEVAMEFNRQLKDMISQLRAQLPFARFTYVDVYSAKYTLVSDAKNLGFVEAVNFCCGNCTKKGMANGTVYGNPCNHPSKHISWDGIHYSQAANMWVAERILNGSFSDPPLSIQSACHNQTTIL from the exons ATGATGGGGTTCTCCTGGAAACTGTTTTATTTATTTGGGATCTTGTTTTGGGGGTTTTCACAACGATGGAGAACTGTGGAAAGCAATGGTGGTTCATTTTCATGTGGGTATCCAGCAATATACAACTTTGGGGACTCAAATTCCGACACTGGTGGAATATCTGCAGTAATGTTCGAGATCCTATCACCAAATGGAGAAACCTTTTTTGAACATCCTGCTGGTAGGGCCTGTGATGGTCGCCTCATCATAGACTTCATAG CTGAGAATCTGAAGTTACCATATCTTAGTGCATACTTGGACTCAGTTGGAACAAATTTCAGGCATGGTGCTAATTTTGCAACAGGTGGTTCATCTATCAGACCACCTGGTTATAGTCCATTCAATCTTTGGGTTCAGATTTCACAGTTCATTCAATTTAAAGCTCGCACCACTTCTCTCTACAATCAACTTACCCTCAATA GAAGAAATCCTTTAACCATTAGCAATCTACCAAGGCCTGCAGAGTTCTCACAGGCTTTATACACAATTGATATTGGACAAAATGATCTTGCTCATGGTTTCCAATACACGACAGTAAAACAGGTTCTAGCATCAATCCCCGACATCATAGGCCAATTGCCCCAAGTTATTCAT ACACTGTACAATGAAGGGGCAAGGTTCTTTTGGGTCCATAATACTGGTCCCATTGGTTGCTTGCCGGTTTCGGTTTTATATGAAATGTCAAAGCCTTGGAATTTAGATAAGAATGGATGTGTGAGGCTTCAAAATGAAGTGGCTATGGAGTTTAACAGGCAGCTTAAGGACATGATTTCCCAGTTAAGGGCTCAACTCCCTTTTGCTAGATTCACATATGTTGATGTCTATTCAGCCAAATACACGCTCGTTAGCGACGCGAAGAATCTAG GTTTTGTTGAAGCAGTGAACTTTTGTTGTGGGAATTGTACGAAAAAGGGGATGGCTAATGGAACAGTTTATGGGAATCCATGCAATCATCCATCAAAGCACATTAGCTGGGATGGCATACATTACAGTCAGGCAGCCAATATGTGGGTTGCAGAGCGAATCCTCAATGGCTCCTTCTCTGATCCACCTCTTTCCATTCAAAGTGCTTGCCATAATCAAACAACCATTTTATGA